A region from the Muribaculum gordoncarteri genome encodes:
- a CDS encoding fimbria major subunit, which produces MKKINFLFGALAALAMGGAVTACSDDDLDKGIDNGKVEYDMVRYLNVTISNPTSSGSRAEGDPTFEAGVGRENYIHNLFFVFYDAQGMPTGERYKMTFSNNESSDTNGTFNPSGGDGTESDNTQGTTGNVGKVWQSTIEVKLSQGENLPSYVMAFVNPTAGDDSFVKLSLDEIEGKKVTFVRFPDGHFPMSNSVYYGNNPISGETNARMVATPITTSQLFKTQEEAAASPAIDIYVERYAAKINLSLDNTGTGDAATIKPFDGVNGYTLTFVPEYWRPNTIDQQEYAVKHYGLIENGVANTKPSYSDLIDIFDWTWNDPDNHRSYWACSPSYYKFNYPRVSDNIEDVIRNAAGDAAYENYSQYPYELHYFTYNEIAQSKILNAAGTAQMTGAPTLQTSIKFTNNKFEGAFYSRETTASAKAWNGDAAATAADKFNPLATMASAVIVGRYKVTATDGTALPDNSTFYLYGRTGNKWNLYKSDEDLIKAMVKQQYTVVKNTAAEGETPNYQPVPVTEASNFIVEHPSYAVREIAGKPVAGRFVALQLKPNVTGYYWYNPNATGDNKYQSIDATNINNVNAELLSTGYARKYGEGLCYFSVPIKHLGFPEGAVVDNLIKFEDCVPGSFGLVRNHVYNLNVSSITGLATALRDENQPIVPPMDEQTYYISAKLNVLNWRIVPTQDVEL; this is translated from the coding sequence ATGAAAAAAATTAACTTTCTTTTCGGAGCACTTGCCGCCTTGGCAATGGGCGGTGCTGTAACAGCATGTTCCGACGATGACCTTGACAAAGGTATCGACAATGGTAAGGTTGAATACGACATGGTGCGCTACCTTAATGTCACGATAAGCAATCCTACCTCAAGCGGTTCTCGCGCTGAAGGCGACCCCACTTTTGAAGCCGGTGTGGGTCGAGAGAACTATATTCACAACCTATTCTTCGTGTTCTATGACGCTCAGGGAATGCCGACTGGAGAACGTTACAAAATGACATTCAGCAACAACGAATCCAGCGATACTAACGGAACATTTAATCCTTCAGGTGGCGATGGAACAGAATCTGACAACACTCAAGGAACTACTGGAAATGTAGGTAAGGTATGGCAATCAACAATTGAGGTGAAATTGTCACAAGGTGAAAACTTGCCTTCATACGTTATGGCATTTGTAAATCCCACCGCAGGAGATGACAGTTTCGTTAAGCTCAGCCTTGATGAAATTGAGGGAAAAAAGGTTACATTTGTTAGATTTCCAGATGGACATTTCCCCATGTCTAACTCGGTTTATTACGGTAACAACCCCATATCTGGTGAAACAAACGCTCGTATGGTAGCGACTCCTATCACAACTTCACAATTGTTTAAAACACAGGAAGAAGCAGCAGCGAGTCCTGCAATAGATATATATGTTGAACGTTATGCAGCCAAGATTAATTTGAGCCTGGACAACACAGGAACCGGTGATGCTGCTACTATAAAACCTTTCGATGGCGTAAATGGCTACACCTTGACTTTCGTTCCCGAATACTGGCGTCCCAATACTATCGACCAGCAGGAATATGCCGTTAAGCATTATGGTTTGATTGAAAACGGAGTTGCAAATACGAAGCCCTCGTATTCCGACCTGATCGATATCTTTGACTGGACTTGGAATGATCCCGATAATCACCGTTCATACTGGGCTTGCTCTCCCTCATATTATAAGTTTAATTATCCTCGTGTTTCCGACAACATTGAGGACGTCATAAGGAATGCTGCAGGTGATGCTGCTTACGAAAACTATTCACAGTATCCCTATGAACTCCACTATTTCACCTACAACGAAATAGCACAAAGCAAGATATTGAACGCTGCAGGTACAGCTCAAATGACAGGTGCACCCACATTACAAACCTCTATTAAATTTACTAATAACAAATTTGAAGGAGCATTCTATTCTCGTGAAACAACAGCAAGTGCAAAAGCATGGAATGGAGACGCTGCAGCAACAGCAGCCGATAAGTTCAATCCTCTCGCAACTATGGCTTCTGCAGTCATCGTAGGTCGTTATAAAGTTACCGCTACTGATGGTACTGCACTTCCCGATAATTCAACATTCTATCTTTATGGTAGAACCGGAAACAAGTGGAATCTCTACAAAAGCGACGAAGACCTGATAAAAGCTATGGTAAAACAGCAGTACACTGTTGTTAAAAACACAGCTGCTGAAGGTGAAACACCTAACTATCAGCCCGTTCCTGTTACAGAAGCTTCCAATTTCATAGTTGAGCACCCCTCCTATGCTGTACGCGAAATCGCAGGAAAGCCTGTTGCCGGTCGTTTTGTTGCTCTTCAGCTAAAACCCAACGTAACCGGATATTATTGGTATAACCCCAACGCAACTGGCGACAATAAGTATCAGTCAATCGACGCAACAAACATTAACAATGTCAATGCAGAGCTATTGTCTACCGGATATGCTCGCAAATATGGTGAAGGTCTTTGCTACTTCAGCGTGCCCATCAAGCATCTTGGATTCCCCGAAGGCGCAGTTGTAGATAACCTTATCAAATTTGAGGACTGTGTTCCGGGTTCATTCGGTCTTGTACGTAACCACGTTTACAACCTGAATGTATCAAGCATTACAGGTCTTGCAACTGCACTCCGTGATGAGAACCAGCCCATCGTTCCTCCTATGGACGAGCAGACTTACTACATCTCAGCTAAGCTGAATGTATTGAACTGGCGCATCGTTCCCACTCAGGATGTAGAACTCTAA
- a CDS encoding DUF3575 domain-containing protein: protein MLFALLASTHTMKAQEIALKTNLVYDALLTVNLGAEAKIAPRWSVDLSGNFNAWTLDHGKKWKHWMVQPEARYWFCDAMAGHFVAAHALGGQYNVGHVDMGSLNFLGTNLKNLKDHRYQGWYGGLGVAYGYSWILSRHFNIEAELGVGWIYTKFDTFECAGCGRRVNTGRSHNYVGPTKAAINLVYVF, encoded by the coding sequence TTGCTATTTGCACTACTGGCTTCGACACACACCATGAAGGCTCAGGAGATAGCACTCAAGACCAATCTTGTCTATGACGCACTCCTCACAGTCAATCTCGGTGCCGAGGCTAAAATCGCTCCCCGATGGTCGGTCGACCTTTCGGGAAATTTCAACGCATGGACTCTCGACCATGGCAAGAAGTGGAAGCACTGGATGGTGCAGCCCGAAGCCCGATACTGGTTCTGCGACGCTATGGCCGGACACTTTGTCGCAGCACACGCCCTTGGCGGACAGTACAATGTGGGGCATGTCGACATGGGCAGCCTCAACTTCCTCGGTACCAATCTTAAAAACCTCAAGGACCACCGCTACCAGGGCTGGTATGGCGGACTCGGAGTGGCCTACGGTTACTCGTGGATCCTGAGCCGTCACTTCAACATCGAGGCCGAGCTGGGCGTGGGTTGGATTTACACGAAGTTTGACACATTTGAGTGTGCCGGATGCGGCCGTCGCGTCAACACCGGACGCTCCCACAACTACGTAGGCCCCACAAAGGCCGCAATCAACCTTGTCTACGTGTTCTAA
- a CDS encoding DUF3575 domain-containing protein, producing MRKFIFLLFALLASAHTMKAQEVALKTNLVYDALFTVNLGAEVQFAPRWSLDLSGNLNAWTLDQGKKWKHWMVQPEVRYWFCEALGGHFVATHALGGQYNVGNVDLDFKLLGTNFGAVRDHRYQGWYAGLGVAYGYLWLVSRHFNIEAELGVGWIHTGYDRYNCASCGRRLGKGHHNYFGPTKAAINLVYVF from the coding sequence ATGCGGAAATTTATTTTTTTGCTATTTGCACTACTGGCTTCGGCCCACACCATGAAGGCTCAGGAGGTGGCATTAAAGACCAATCTCGTCTATGACGCACTCTTCACAGTCAATCTCGGTGCCGAAGTCCAATTCGCCCCCCGCTGGTCGCTCGACCTCTCGGGCAATCTCAACGCATGGACCCTTGACCAAGGCAAGAAGTGGAAGCACTGGATGGTGCAGCCCGAGGTGCGCTATTGGTTCTGCGAAGCTCTTGGCGGGCACTTTGTGGCCACGCATGCCCTTGGCGGACAGTACAATGTGGGCAATGTCGACCTTGACTTCAAGCTGCTTGGCACCAACTTCGGGGCCGTGCGCGATCATCGCTATCAGGGCTGGTATGCCGGACTTGGCGTGGCCTACGGCTACTTGTGGCTTGTGAGCCGTCACTTCAACATCGAGGCCGAGCTTGGCGTGGGATGGATCCACACCGGCTACGACCGTTACAACTGCGCGAGCTGCGGCCGTCGCCTCGGCAAGGGACACCACAACTATTTCGGTCCCACCAAGGCGGCTATCAACCTCGTGTATGTATTCTGA
- a CDS encoding DUF3868 domain-containing protein produces the protein MKLKITGLAWLMAMALPCMGAVIPSSDERVTNLSVERTDNSLLVNMTLDLTGLKLKSDREITFIPVITAGDSVVELPQVIAAGRNRYIQHQRHNDIDEGATLTRAGHTIDYQAIVPYRRWMADAMLSMAEDECGCGLSLGSPSTSDLAQLDFRERTFAPQWAYVTPRVEARKERSAKGSAYIDFRVNRTDIDPAYRRNPQELAGIRDTIDLIKNDPDSRIERITITGYASPDGPYDNNARLAEGRTKALTGYVRGLYDFSPEVLRSASVAEDWDGLRRWVEQSSIDNRDALLDIIALSDITPDAREWKIKSKYPAQYRYLLENVYPALRHSDYTIDYVVSSFTDPEKIAEVMARDPRKLSLHEMYLLARSIPGDSARFREVFEVAVRLYPDAPEANLNAAVTALSFNDLDNAARYLPKAGDSAEAVYARGILAAKQGDCTSARNLLVKASQMGLAEADAAIKSLDEWVEWSARNSKTEN, from the coding sequence ATGAAGCTAAAGATAACAGGCCTGGCCTGGCTCATGGCCATGGCTTTGCCCTGCATGGGCGCAGTAATTCCGTCGTCCGATGAAAGGGTGACCAATCTCAGCGTCGAGCGCACCGACAACAGTCTGCTCGTCAACATGACGCTCGACCTCACGGGGCTTAAGCTAAAGAGCGACCGCGAAATCACGTTTATCCCCGTAATCACGGCTGGCGACAGCGTCGTGGAATTGCCACAGGTAATTGCTGCGGGACGCAACCGCTACATTCAGCATCAGCGTCACAACGACATCGACGAGGGTGCTACGCTCACCCGTGCCGGACACACAATAGATTATCAGGCTATCGTTCCCTACCGCCGGTGGATGGCCGACGCCATGCTGTCGATGGCCGAGGACGAGTGTGGCTGCGGATTGTCGCTCGGCTCTCCGTCGACTTCCGATCTGGCTCAGCTCGACTTCCGCGAGCGCACGTTTGCTCCGCAGTGGGCCTATGTGACTCCCCGTGTCGAGGCGCGCAAGGAGCGCTCGGCCAAGGGGTCGGCCTACATCGACTTCCGCGTCAACCGCACCGACATCGACCCCGCCTACCGCCGCAATCCGCAGGAGCTGGCCGGTATACGCGACACCATCGACCTTATCAAGAACGACCCCGACTCGCGCATCGAGCGCATAACCATCACCGGCTATGCGTCGCCCGATGGTCCCTACGACAACAATGCGCGCCTCGCCGAGGGTCGCACCAAGGCGCTCACCGGCTATGTGCGCGGCCTCTACGACTTCTCGCCCGAGGTGCTGCGCTCGGCTTCGGTAGCCGAGGACTGGGACGGCCTGCGTCGTTGGGTCGAGCAATCGTCGATCGACAACCGCGATGCTCTGCTCGACATCATCGCGCTGAGCGACATCACCCCCGATGCCCGCGAGTGGAAAATCAAGTCGAAGTACCCCGCCCAGTACCGCTATCTGCTTGAAAATGTGTACCCCGCACTGCGTCACAGCGACTACACCATCGACTATGTGGTGTCGTCGTTCACCGACCCCGAGAAGATAGCCGAGGTTATGGCCCGCGACCCGCGCAAGCTCAGCCTTCATGAAATGTATCTGCTCGCGCGCAGCATTCCCGGCGACTCGGCCCGCTTCCGCGAGGTATTTGAGGTGGCTGTAAGGCTCTATCCCGACGCTCCCGAGGCCAACCTTAACGCGGCGGTTACGGCACTGTCGTTTAACGACCTCGACAATGCGGCACGCTATCTGCCCAAGGCCGGCGACTCGGCCGAGGCTGTATATGCACGAGGAATCCTCGCCGCCAAGCAGGGCGACTGCACTTCGGCGCGCAATCTGCTCGTAAAGGCTTCGCAGATGGGCCTTGCCGAGGCCGACGCTGCTATCAAGTCGCTCGACGAGTGGGTCGAATGGTCGGCACGAAACTCAAAGACTGAAAACTAA
- a CDS encoding fimbria major subunit, producing MKTIKLLGAAAMLALGLASCSDDKLDNGGSDVAEIDHTMYLNVAISSTNGFGSRAYEGGDNPGFEAGEAIESQIGTAYFVFYEEELGPDGKTGTGKPGKQVGEIAVVSTFSNNVTTDATGSVLKSYVSVVPVSVRKGDHEPKFVMCYVNPVTPANIQNPIDYIETLTRQEVTTGTGANMRFPMSNSVYYDVDGNLVRATKIEEGQLFDTEAEAKEKAEEDGETAKVNIYVERYAAKVKFAVTQTDAAIPGYAAGEGTQKFTLKFVPEYWVVNAEGKTSYITKSYRAQAANGTILGSNYTLADANNIINKRFATATEGAGTILTEANQWAWNNAGLHRSFWGCSPAYYSTQYPEVASDIDPANPDKYELIYLTENQVRTGGYGNPVNAVGETPAKLTDYVRETTTGTVGLTSKNPAAAVPSIALYGKYTITPTTTGATALPANTSFYTYMKNSDGNANIYFDVVSKETDATGAANGNSAVNGGTSMLRRFINQLSVLVKRTGEGTTEDPYVFTQFDPSKTPDLQYLVSNLTIKRPVDAVLTTGVTGEAVEDQVKLAARRRTIQLNAAPTADQTTAAGFTLCYASGNSYVPVTTANLTDVNKIISQNVGYADYYNQASAYFNIPIKHLGWYRKGNLNRTATTPEGGATTYTDNTTINWNNVMVGDFGLVRNHVYSINVTTIKGLGTAIADPTDPTVPPAETTDYFVAYRLNILNWAIVPTQNVEL from the coding sequence ATGAAAACTATCAAATTATTAGGGGCTGCGGCAATGCTCGCTTTAGGACTTGCCTCATGCTCTGACGACAAGCTTGACAATGGCGGAAGCGATGTCGCTGAAATCGACCACACGATGTATCTCAACGTGGCCATCTCGTCGACCAACGGTTTCGGCTCACGTGCCTATGAGGGCGGTGACAATCCCGGATTTGAAGCTGGTGAAGCGATAGAGTCGCAGATAGGTACTGCCTATTTCGTATTCTATGAAGAGGAGTTGGGCCCTGACGGAAAAACCGGCACCGGAAAGCCCGGAAAGCAGGTGGGTGAAATCGCTGTTGTTTCAACATTCTCCAACAATGTTACCACCGATGCAACAGGTTCAGTACTGAAAAGCTATGTTTCAGTTGTGCCCGTTTCGGTTCGCAAGGGCGATCACGAACCCAAGTTTGTGATGTGCTATGTCAACCCCGTAACTCCGGCCAACATCCAGAACCCCATCGACTATATCGAAACTCTTACCCGTCAGGAGGTTACTACCGGTACCGGTGCTAACATGCGTTTCCCCATGAGTAACTCGGTTTACTATGATGTTGACGGTAATCTTGTTCGCGCTACTAAAATTGAAGAGGGTCAGCTCTTTGATACCGAGGCTGAGGCCAAGGAGAAAGCTGAAGAGGACGGCGAAACAGCCAAGGTGAATATCTATGTTGAGCGTTATGCCGCCAAGGTTAAATTCGCGGTAACTCAGACCGATGCGGCTATCCCCGGTTATGCCGCAGGTGAAGGAACCCAAAAATTCACCCTTAAATTTGTGCCCGAATACTGGGTCGTAAATGCCGAGGGTAAGACATCCTACATCACCAAGTCTTATCGCGCACAGGCTGCCAACGGTACTATCCTTGGTAGCAACTACACATTGGCCGATGCCAACAACATCATCAACAAGCGATTTGCCACTGCTACCGAGGGTGCCGGAACAATTCTGACCGAAGCCAATCAGTGGGCTTGGAACAACGCAGGCTTGCATCGTTCATTCTGGGGCTGCTCACCCGCTTACTACTCTACACAGTATCCTGAAGTTGCAAGCGATATCGATCCTGCTAACCCCGACAAGTATGAGCTTATCTACTTGACCGAAAATCAGGTTCGTACAGGCGGTTACGGTAATCCTGTCAATGCGGTAGGCGAAACTCCTGCCAAGCTCACCGATTATGTACGTGAAACAACCACCGGAACCGTGGGATTGACTTCAAAGAATCCCGCTGCTGCAGTTCCGTCGATTGCCCTCTACGGTAAGTACACAATCACTCCCACAACAACGGGTGCCACAGCTCTTCCTGCCAATACTTCATTCTACACCTACATGAAGAATTCCGACGGCAACGCCAACATCTACTTCGATGTTGTAAGTAAGGAAACCGATGCCACAGGTGCTGCTAATGGTAACTCGGCTGTTAACGGCGGTACAAGTATGCTTCGCCGCTTCATCAATCAGCTCTCTGTTTTGGTAAAGCGTACAGGTGAAGGCACTACCGAGGATCCCTATGTCTTTACTCAGTTTGACCCGAGCAAAACTCCCGATCTTCAGTATCTTGTATCCAACCTTACCATCAAGCGTCCCGTCGATGCTGTTCTCACCACAGGTGTTACCGGTGAGGCTGTCGAGGATCAGGTTAAGCTTGCCGCCCGTCGTCGCACTATCCAGTTGAATGCCGCTCCTACCGCCGACCAGACTACAGCTGCCGGTTTCACACTGTGCTACGCTTCAGGCAACAGCTATGTTCCTGTTACCACCGCCAACCTTACCGATGTCAACAAGATTATCTCGCAGAATGTAGGTTACGCCGACTACTACAACCAGGCAAGCGCCTACTTCAACATCCCCATCAAGCACCTCGGATGGTACCGCAAGGGTAATCTCAACCGCACGGCAACAACTCCCGAAGGTGGAGCTACAACCTACACCGACAACACCACAATCAACTGGAACAACGTGATGGTGGGCGACTTCGGCCTTGTGCGCAACCACGTTTACTCTATCAATGTCACCACGATAAAGGGTCTTGGAACCGCTATCGCCGATCCTACCGACCCCACAGTTCCGCCGGCTGAAACAACCGACTACTTCGTGGCCTATCGACTCAACATCCTCAACTGGGCCATCGTTCCCACCCAGAATGTTGAACTCTAA
- a CDS encoding FimB/Mfa2 family fimbrial subunit, which produces MLRSISRFLSPLLIGAMALMSGCGLVTEDVEPCTMTYQLKFKYDYNILEADAFNRQVHSVNVWAFDSQGRLAWTGSEAGKALESPDYVMKAELAPGRYDFLAWCGFSTGDPFKLATYTPSSIEELKVTLATLGDGDGKLYVDSELPGLFHGLLEDVTLISSETEHVVQTVTLPLMKDTKTVRLMLQHLDGSPIEQRDFSVTITDNNQHLDWNNDVMDGPWFDYRPWYVNYGQVTMPEGSRTDASGRAITSVASLLFEMSTSRLRAGHNTVLTVHRNWDDRDIIRIPLIDYLLLVKGHYNERYSDQEYLDRMDEFNLVFFIDADSNWYTAAGIMINNWTIVPPQDTEM; this is translated from the coding sequence ATGTTACGATCTATTTCACGATTCTTGAGCCCCCTGCTCATTGGAGCAATGGCTTTAATGTCGGGTTGCGGCTTGGTCACCGAGGATGTCGAGCCATGTACCATGACTTATCAGCTTAAGTTCAAGTATGACTACAATATCCTTGAAGCCGATGCTTTCAACCGACAGGTTCATTCGGTCAACGTGTGGGCCTTTGACTCGCAGGGTCGCCTCGCGTGGACCGGCAGCGAGGCGGGAAAAGCGCTTGAGTCGCCCGACTATGTGATGAAGGCCGAGCTCGCTCCGGGACGCTACGACTTCCTTGCCTGGTGCGGATTCTCCACCGGCGACCCATTCAAGCTCGCCACCTACACTCCATCGTCGATCGAGGAGCTGAAGGTGACGCTCGCCACTCTCGGCGACGGTGACGGAAAACTATATGTCGACAGCGAGCTGCCCGGGCTATTCCACGGCTTGCTTGAGGATGTGACGCTCATCAGCTCCGAAACCGAGCACGTGGTGCAGACCGTAACGCTGCCCCTGATGAAGGACACCAAGACAGTGCGCCTCATGCTGCAGCACCTCGACGGCTCGCCCATCGAGCAGCGCGACTTCTCGGTAACCATCACCGACAACAATCAGCACCTCGACTGGAACAACGACGTGATGGACGGCCCCTGGTTTGACTACCGCCCGTGGTATGTCAACTACGGTCAGGTCACGATGCCCGAAGGCTCGCGCACCGACGCTTCGGGACGCGCCATAACCTCGGTGGCGTCGCTGCTCTTTGAAATGTCGACATCGCGTCTGCGTGCCGGACACAACACCGTGCTCACCGTACACCGCAACTGGGACGACCGTGACATTATACGCATCCCGCTCATCGACTACCTCCTACTCGTCAAGGGCCACTACAACGAGCGTTACTCCGACCAGGAGTATCTCGACCGCATGGACGAGTTCAACCTCGTGTTCTTCATCGATGCCGACAGCAACTGGTACACCGCCGCCGGAATCATGATCAACAACTGGACCATCGTGCCCCCGCAGGACACCGAAATGTAA
- the fimD gene encoding fimbrial tip adhesin FimD, with amino-acid sequence MTLYRFLINRFYLTLAAALLLAVAACSDDSFNGPDSDGGAGYIKIRLSSSSHGSRAGEVDKLNENLISSAVLCLSTLTSTDDMPPVLTQRFSGLTGSTEVLEVKLTDDMRNALFPDNAVTCKAYVVANLPDGPSSVTDGMSVSDIRAIAVTSDFATSNVQSSFVMDGDNTVTLLNSGTTAESVSGKIDLQRAASKITIAVNVPESITVDGQVWRSERTNMSVLITNGVQSSAVNPATHTLVTGDYYNTTTVSENQTHRQRKLEAGTDTKFTYELTSPFYTYPNEWNPDDSESPMTYMTLMVPWKLDGEDSYRTCYYMVPVIRTGNTIGRNIHYRVKINVNILGSFTPDEPFTLDDLSYTAAEWGSVPVDVDIADYRYLVVDQNHYTMDNIESTFIPVYTSHPTTVTNVEMTYYRYYTTSQGNEKPITITTTQYENTQTPGYGNIWTCDFLNPDKVDQVNPSTGINFSHKLVVWNPYNQRNESVSLTNLRSDNAVNTAINSIWYYRPSNDPAYSRYDITITIVHTDKVGKPDAANFTKTITITQYPQMYITTRQNYPVKGASAVQGNMFVNGYQANWYGDRYKWYMTYGLSYSNVTNSNPNQYVINITQFDSSTDYIIGDPRSLTINNLTSKDDFNGTDADSAPADGWAFANDMSGTRRQLKYYYPTESGTDKANWIAPKIRVASSYGVCETTNTYIQDQRRCASYQELGYPAGRWRVPTVAEIEFIMYQSQKGRIPKLFNTDIEYMSAQGVVSTTMTNGKLTVPTDTNGSASVRCVYDEWYWGNDTIVPNNNGRYSFTWGDRERTNPNPTN; translated from the coding sequence ATGACTCTATATAGATTTCTTATAAATCGATTCTACCTCACTCTGGCAGCCGCTTTGCTGCTTGCCGTTGCGGCTTGTTCCGACGACAGCTTCAACGGGCCCGATTCCGACGGCGGTGCAGGTTACATCAAGATAAGGCTTAGCTCTTCGTCCCACGGTTCGCGTGCCGGGGAGGTCGACAAGCTTAATGAAAATCTAATATCCTCGGCCGTGTTGTGTCTATCTACGTTAACGAGTACCGACGACATGCCTCCGGTGCTTACACAGAGGTTTAGCGGATTGACAGGCTCGACCGAGGTTCTCGAAGTTAAGTTGACCGACGACATGCGCAATGCCCTCTTTCCCGACAATGCCGTTACTTGCAAGGCTTATGTCGTGGCCAACCTCCCCGACGGGCCGTCGTCGGTCACCGACGGCATGAGCGTCAGCGACATCAGGGCCATCGCCGTTACATCCGATTTCGCCACGAGCAATGTGCAGAGCTCATTTGTCATGGATGGCGATAACACCGTGACTCTCCTCAATTCCGGCACCACCGCTGAAAGCGTGTCGGGAAAAATCGACCTTCAGCGTGCAGCATCCAAGATTACAATTGCCGTCAACGTGCCCGAGAGCATCACCGTCGACGGTCAGGTGTGGCGTTCCGAGCGCACCAATATGAGCGTGCTCATCACCAACGGAGTCCAAAGCTCGGCCGTCAATCCGGCGACCCACACTCTCGTTACAGGCGACTACTACAACACCACCACCGTATCGGAGAATCAGACACATCGTCAGCGCAAGCTCGAGGCGGGCACCGACACCAAGTTCACCTATGAGCTCACGAGCCCATTCTACACTTATCCCAACGAGTGGAACCCCGACGACAGTGAATCGCCGATGACCTATATGACCCTTATGGTGCCCTGGAAGCTTGACGGCGAGGACTCCTACCGCACTTGCTACTACATGGTGCCCGTGATTCGCACCGGCAACACCATTGGACGCAACATCCACTACCGAGTGAAGATTAATGTGAATATACTTGGCAGCTTCACCCCCGACGAGCCCTTTACGCTTGACGATCTCAGCTACACGGCAGCCGAGTGGGGCAGTGTGCCTGTCGATGTCGACATTGCCGACTATCGCTACCTCGTTGTCGACCAAAATCACTACACGATGGATAACATCGAGTCTACATTTATCCCCGTCTACACTTCGCACCCCACAACGGTTACCAATGTGGAGATGACCTACTATCGCTATTACACTACATCGCAAGGAAATGAGAAACCCATCACCATAACCACGACTCAATATGAAAATACTCAAACGCCTGGCTATGGCAATATATGGACTTGTGATTTCTTGAATCCTGACAAGGTTGACCAGGTTAACCCTTCAACCGGAATAAACTTCAGTCATAAACTTGTTGTATGGAATCCGTATAATCAACGTAATGAATCTGTAAGTTTGACAAACTTAAGATCGGATAATGCCGTTAATACAGCTATTAATTCTATTTGGTATTATCGTCCCTCTAATGATCCGGCATATTCACGTTATGATATTACAATCACGATTGTGCACACTGATAAAGTAGGAAAGCCGGATGCTGCCAATTTTACAAAGACAATAACGATTACCCAATATCCGCAGATGTATATCACAACCAGACAGAATTATCCTGTAAAAGGGGCATCTGCTGTACAAGGTAATATGTTTGTTAATGGATATCAAGCAAATTGGTATGGAGATCGTTATAAATGGTATATGACCTATGGCCTTTCTTATTCAAATGTGACTAATTCCAATCCCAACCAATATGTGATAAATATTACACAGTTTGATTCGAGTACCGACTATATAATTGGAGATCCTCGTAGTCTAACAATAAATAATCTTACAAGCAAGGACGACTTTAATGGAACAGATGCCGATTCTGCCCCCGCTGACGGTTGGGCATTTGCTAATGACATGTCAGGAACTCGCAGACAATTAAAATATTACTATCCTACAGAGAGTGGGACAGATAAAGCTAATTGGATTGCTCCTAAAATCAGAGTTGCATCATCTTATGGTGTATGTGAAACTACTAATACATATATTCAAGATCAACGACGTTGCGCATCATATCAGGAGTTAGGTTATCCTGCAGGTCGATGGAGAGTACCTACTGTTGCTGAAATTGAATTCATTATGTATCAATCTCAAAAGGGACGAATCCCTAAATTGTTTAATACTGATATTGAATATATGTCAGCCCAAGGTGTTGTATCTACAACCATGACTAATGGAAAGCTTACAGTTCCAACAGACACTAATGGATCAGCATCTGTTCGTTGCGTTTACGATGAATGGTATTGGGGAAATGATACTATTGTTCCAAACAATAATGGAAGATATAGCTTCACTTGGGGCGACCGTGAGCGCACTAATCCTAATCCGACCAATTAA